In Urechidicola croceus, a single window of DNA contains:
- a CDS encoding SufE family protein — protein MTIKEIQEEIIDEFSLFDDWMQRYEYIIDLGKSLDLIVEDKKIDENIIKGCQSKVWLAADFNDDTISFTADSDAILTKGIVALLLRVFSNQTPQDILDADTNFINEIGLKEHLSPTRANGLVSMIKKIKLYALGYQSKLTN, from the coding sequence ATGACTATCAAAGAAATACAAGAAGAAATTATTGACGAGTTTTCATTATTTGATGACTGGATGCAACGCTATGAATATATTATTGATTTAGGCAAGTCATTAGATTTAATAGTTGAAGATAAAAAAATAGATGAAAATATTATCAAAGGTTGTCAATCTAAAGTGTGGTTAGCAGCAGATTTTAATGATGATACTATTTCATTCACTGCAGATAGTGATGCTATTCTAACCAAAGGTATTGTAGCCTTATTATTAAGGGTTTTTTCAAATCAAACTCCACAAGATATTTTAGATGCAGACACTAATTTTATAAATGAAATTGGCTTAAAAGAACATTTGTCTCCAACTAGGGCAAATGGTCTTGTTTCGATGATTAAAAAAATTAAATTATATGCTCTTGGGTATCAATCTAAATTAACAAATTAA
- a CDS encoding SUF system Fe-S cluster assembly protein: protein MTQDDAQNLGDKIVEVLKTIYDPEIPVDIYELGLIYDVMVSDENDVKILMTLTSPNCPVAETLPVEVEEKVKTLEEVNNAEVEITFDPTWTQEMMSEEAKLELGFL, encoded by the coding sequence ATGACACAAGATGACGCACAAAATTTAGGAGATAAAATTGTTGAAGTATTAAAAACAATTTATGACCCAGAAATTCCAGTTGATATTTATGAACTAGGATTGATATACGACGTAATGGTAAGTGATGAGAATGATGTAAAAATATTAATGACATTAACTTCACCTAACTGCCCAGTTGCCGAAACTTTGCCTGTAGAAGTAGAAGAAAAAGTTAAAACTCTCGAAGAAGTTAATAATGCTGAGGTAGAAATAACTTTTGACCCAACTTGGACTCAAGAAATGATGAGTGAAGAAGCAAAACTAGAATTAGGTTTTTTATAA
- a CDS encoding DUF2480 family protein — protein MKEIVNKVANSKLMTIDLEDYYPQGKRIVIDIKDWLFQELILKEKDFREHVKNHDWSQYKDNYIALTCSTDAIIPSWAYMLIATRLVPFAKKTIIGSLNELETSIFQEIISNFPIDSFVDKPTIIKGCSEKNIPETAYIQLITKLAPVAKSIMYGEACSTVPLFKKK, from the coding sequence ATGAAAGAAATCGTAAATAAAGTTGCCAATAGCAAGTTAATGACCATTGACCTTGAAGATTATTATCCTCAAGGAAAACGTATTGTTATTGATATTAAAGACTGGTTATTTCAAGAATTAATCTTAAAAGAAAAAGACTTCAGAGAGCATGTAAAAAATCATGATTGGAGTCAGTATAAAGATAATTACATTGCATTAACTTGTTCTACTGATGCTATAATACCTTCATGGGCATATATGCTTATAGCAACACGACTTGTTCCTTTCGCTAAAAAAACTATTATCGGAAGCCTAAACGAGTTGGAAACTTCAATTTTTCAAGAAATTATTTCTAATTTTCCTATAGATTCTTTTGTTGACAAGCCAACAATAATCAAAGGATGTTCAGAAAAAAACATTCCAGAAACCGCATATATTCAGTTAATTACAAAATTAGCACCAGTTGCTAAATCAATCATGTATGGTGAAGCATGCTCAACTGTTCCTCTTTTCAAAAAAAAATAA
- a CDS encoding DUF3078 domain-containing protein, which produces MKKLVLVVALFIGTISVNAQTKEELQAQQAPKKDSIAALQAEVDALQAKINALPGWRKGAFGTIGGNISGFNNWYSKGAPNSSAGNIGLTVNAYANLLQDKFFWRNSANVNLSWVKLDDKDDVTDSDSFKSATDVFSITSLYGRKLSDKWAVSALGEYRTTIIDNFNDPGYLDLGVGMTWTPMDNLVVVIHPLNYNFVFSDLDAVYESSMGAKIVADYTATLGKVNLKSNLSAFQSYKSSDLSNWTWINSLGYTLWKGIGVGFDFGLRNNKQEALDYALSNGVVDANFDNVDNDLQSYWLFGLNYGF; this is translated from the coding sequence ATGAAAAAATTAGTATTAGTAGTAGCGTTGTTTATTGGAACTATATCAGTAAACGCGCAGACAAAAGAAGAATTACAAGCACAACAAGCACCAAAAAAAGATTCAATTGCAGCACTACAGGCTGAGGTTGATGCATTACAAGCAAAAATCAATGCTCTTCCAGGTTGGAGAAAAGGAGCATTTGGAACAATTGGTGGTAATATTTCTGGTTTCAACAATTGGTATTCTAAAGGAGCCCCAAATTCATCTGCAGGAAATATTGGATTAACAGTAAATGCTTATGCTAACTTATTACAAGATAAGTTTTTCTGGAGAAATTCAGCAAACGTAAACTTAAGTTGGGTAAAATTAGACGATAAAGATGATGTTACTGATAGCGATTCATTCAAATCAGCAACAGATGTATTTAGTATCACTTCTTTATATGGAAGAAAATTAAGCGACAAATGGGCAGTATCTGCATTAGGAGAATACAGAACAACTATCATTGACAACTTTAACGATCCTGGATATTTAGATTTAGGTGTAGGTATGACTTGGACTCCAATGGACAACCTAGTAGTTGTTATTCACCCATTAAACTACAACTTTGTATTTAGTGATTTAGATGCCGTTTATGAATCATCAATGGGAGCTAAAATTGTTGCTGACTATACTGCAACTCTTGGAAAAGTGAACTTAAAATCTAACTTATCAGCATTTCAAAGTTATAAGTCTTCTGATTTATCAAACTGGACTTGGATAAACTCATTAGGATATACTTTATGGAAAGGTATTGGAGTTGGTTTTGATTTTGGATTGAGAAATAACAAACAAGAAGCTTTAGATTATGCTTTATCAAATGGTGTGGTAGATGCTAATTTTGACAATGTTGACAACGATTTACAATCATATTGGTTATTTGGATTAAACTACGGTTTCTAA
- a CDS encoding CNNM domain-containing protein encodes MSLLLFYAFISIFFSFLCSILEAVLLSVTPTFINVRKKEGKAYATTLEELKKDVDKPLIAILTLNTIAHTVGAILVGVQAETLGYEINFFGINMVGIVSAIMTILILVVSEIIPKTIGATYWKKLANFTAKALKILIWPLKWTGILWLLQLTTKLIGGKNAHVSVLSREDFSAMTDIAEQEGVFHESESKVIRNMLSFKEVKAKHIMTPRTVIISANENITIDDFYIQHPDLKFSRIPVFSKNKDLITGYFLKDQMLESIVKGDGGNLLNSIKRNILVVERNYPIPDLFETLVEKREHIALVVDEFGATSGIVSQEDVIETLLGLEIMDESDNVADLQDLARKNWEKRAKRLGIIDSDSEKITEE; translated from the coding sequence ATGTCACTACTACTATTTTACGCATTTATTTCAATTTTCTTTTCATTTTTATGTTCTATACTTGAAGCCGTGCTTTTAAGTGTAACACCAACATTTATAAATGTTAGAAAGAAAGAAGGAAAAGCCTACGCCACTACACTTGAAGAATTAAAAAAAGATGTAGATAAGCCTTTAATTGCTATTCTTACCTTAAATACAATCGCACATACTGTTGGGGCAATATTAGTTGGGGTACAAGCAGAAACCTTGGGATATGAAATCAACTTTTTTGGAATAAACATGGTTGGAATTGTTTCTGCTATCATGACAATATTAATACTTGTAGTTTCTGAAATTATTCCAAAAACAATTGGCGCAACTTACTGGAAAAAATTAGCCAATTTCACTGCAAAAGCATTAAAAATTTTGATTTGGCCATTAAAATGGACAGGTATTTTATGGTTATTACAATTAACTACTAAATTAATTGGTGGAAAAAATGCTCATGTTTCAGTGTTGAGTAGAGAAGATTTTAGTGCAATGACAGATATTGCTGAACAAGAAGGTGTTTTTCATGAATCTGAAAGTAAAGTAATACGAAATATGTTGAGCTTTAAAGAAGTTAAAGCAAAACATATTATGACTCCAAGAACAGTCATTATTTCTGCAAATGAAAATATTACTATTGATGACTTTTATATTCAGCACCCTGATTTAAAATTTTCTCGTATCCCTGTTTTTAGTAAAAATAAGGATTTAATCACTGGTTATTTTTTAAAAGATCAAATGCTAGAAAGTATAGTAAAAGGAGATGGTGGAAATCTTTTGAATTCAATTAAAAGAAATATTTTAGTTGTAGAACGTAACTATCCAATTCCTGACTTATTTGAAACTTTAGTTGAAAAACGTGAACATATTGCTCTTGTAGTAGATGAGTTTGGGGCGACTAGTGGAATTGTTTCACAAGAAGATGTTATAGAAACTCTTCTCGGTTTAGAAATTATGGATGAAAGCGATAATGTAGCCGATCTTCAAGACTTGGCTCGTAAAAATTGGGAAAAACGAGCAAAAAGATTAGGGATTATTGATAGTGACAGTGAAAAAATTACTGAAGAATAA
- a CDS encoding alpha/beta hydrolase, producing the protein MYRKKRIKKYIPFLIVLVFLILHFYVPRFITEIKNPIIGLIRQNKKQTNAPTFDIYSTNGKFIDFISFDRTPLKAFITYSKTDSVLGTIILLHGIRSQKEHFIQMSDKLSKLGFNAIAIDSRAHGESGGVHCTFGVKEKYDLKSLIDYLNSEEKITKNIGVWGQSLGGAIGLQVMGIDNRIEFGIIESTFSEFNHISKDYLKYHTGISAKPLSNYLIKRAGKIANFDPLDAKPIKYCKTINQPILIVHGNKDMRINIQYGKDNYLNIASTSKEFLEIDKGTHLNIWRVGGEEYFNKVIQFIKQNTD; encoded by the coding sequence ATGTATAGAAAAAAGAGAATTAAGAAATATATACCTTTTCTAATAGTATTAGTTTTTTTAATTCTCCATTTTTATGTACCAAGATTTATCACTGAAATTAAAAACCCTATAATTGGTTTAATTCGACAAAATAAGAAGCAAACAAATGCTCCTACCTTTGACATTTATTCAACAAATGGAAAATTTATTGATTTTATAAGTTTTGATAGAACTCCTTTAAAAGCCTTCATCACATATTCCAAAACCGATTCTGTTTTAGGAACAATTATCCTCCTACATGGTATAAGATCCCAAAAAGAGCATTTTATTCAAATGAGTGATAAATTGTCAAAATTGGGGTTTAATGCTATTGCTATTGATTCTCGTGCTCATGGTGAAAGTGGTGGAGTACATTGTACATTTGGCGTTAAAGAAAAATACGATCTTAAATCATTAATTGATTATTTAAACTCTGAAGAAAAAATCACTAAAAACATAGGTGTTTGGGGACAATCATTGGGAGGTGCTATTGGACTACAAGTTATGGGAATTGACAACAGAATTGAATTTGGAATTATTGAAAGTACTTTTTCCGAGTTCAATCATATTTCAAAAGATTATCTAAAATATCATACTGGAATTAGTGCAAAACCTCTTTCAAACTATTTAATAAAAAGAGCTGGTAAAATTGCCAATTTCGACCCTTTGGATGCAAAACCAATTAAGTATTGTAAAACAATTAATCAGCCCATATTAATTGTTCATGGTAATAAAGATATGCGTATTAATATTCAATATGGCAAAGACAACTATTTAAATATTGCGAGTACATCAAAAGAATTTCTTGAAATTGACAAGGGTACACATTTAAATATTTGGCGTGTTGGAGGAGAAGAATATTTTAATAAAGTAATTCAATTCATCAAGCAAAACACTGACTAA
- the hflX gene encoding GTPase HflX, with product MIEEKKVTSEKAVLIAVISQFQDEEKTEEYLDELEFLTLTAGGIAVKRFSQKLEKPNPKTFIGAGKLEDVREYIEQNDIGTAIFDDELSPAQLRNIEKVLDCKILDRTNLILDIFAQRAQTSYARTQVELAQCQYLLPRLTRLWTHLSRQKGGIGMRGPGETEIETDRRIVRDKISLLKKKLVTIDKQMAIQRKNRGRMVRVALVGYTNVGKSTLMNVVSKSDVFAENKLFATLDTTVRKVVIKNIPFLLTDTVGFIRKLPTQLVESFKSTLDEVREADLLLHVVDISHNYFEDHIESVNKILDEIDSADKPTVLVFNKIDAFTHKTIDEDDLITEKTKEHYTLDDWKKTWMNKLGDNCIFISAINKENMDDFREKVFEEVKKIHIQRFPYNDFLYQEYNDKGESI from the coding sequence ATGATTGAAGAAAAAAAGGTAACATCAGAAAAAGCGGTATTGATTGCGGTAATTTCTCAATTTCAAGATGAAGAAAAAACGGAGGAATATTTAGATGAGTTAGAGTTTTTGACTTTAACCGCTGGAGGTATCGCCGTAAAACGGTTTTCTCAAAAATTAGAAAAGCCCAATCCTAAAACTTTCATTGGTGCAGGAAAATTGGAAGATGTAAGAGAGTATATCGAGCAAAATGATATAGGAACTGCAATTTTTGATGATGAACTTTCACCAGCTCAATTGCGTAATATTGAAAAGGTTTTAGATTGTAAAATATTAGATAGAACCAATCTTATTCTTGATATTTTCGCACAAAGAGCTCAGACATCTTATGCTCGTACTCAAGTAGAACTAGCACAATGTCAATATTTGTTACCTCGTTTGACTCGTTTATGGACTCACTTGAGTCGTCAAAAAGGAGGAATTGGAATGCGTGGACCTGGTGAAACAGAAATAGAAACAGATAGACGTATTGTAAGAGATAAAATATCCCTTTTAAAGAAAAAATTAGTCACAATAGATAAGCAAATGGCAATTCAACGTAAAAACCGTGGAAGAATGGTTAGAGTTGCTTTAGTTGGATATACCAATGTTGGAAAGTCAACCTTAATGAATGTGGTTAGTAAAAGTGATGTTTTTGCAGAAAACAAATTGTTTGCAACGTTAGATACTACTGTTCGAAAAGTAGTGATTAAGAACATTCCTTTTTTATTGACAGATACTGTTGGGTTTATTAGGAAGTTACCTACGCAATTGGTCGAATCTTTTAAATCAACTTTAGATGAAGTAAGAGAGGCCGATTTATTATTACATGTTGTTGATATATCCCACAATTATTTTGAAGACCATATTGAATCAGTAAATAAGATTTTAGATGAAATTGATAGTGCAGATAAGCCAACAGTTTTAGTATTTAATAAAATTGATGCTTTTACACATAAAACAATTGATGAAGATGATTTAATAACTGAAAAAACGAAAGAGCATTATACACTTGATGATTGGAAGAAAACTTGGATGAATAAGTTAGGAGACAATTGCATTTTTATTTCTGCAATCAATAAAGAAAATATGGATGATTTTAGAGAAAAAGTATTTGAAGAGGTGAAGAAAATTCATATACAACGTTTTCCATATAATGACTTTTTGTATCAGGAATATAATGACAAAGGAGAATCTATTTAG
- a CDS encoding endonuclease/exonuclease/phosphatase family protein — translation MFSYFKSQGKDKNAFTVAFYNLENLFDTKDDPHTFDDDFTPGGRQKWFANRYFKKIKKLSSVISQIGTDKSFYPPAIIGVAEIENKTVLEDLIYSKNLKAFDYDFVHYNSPDMRGIDVGFLYNKSLFKPTSSMVFPLYLEGEDGERDYTRDVLWVKGCLNGEHIHILVNHWPSRRKGTEESEYKRMLASELNQEIVNVIRSNEEDPKIIIMGDFNDNPTNNSIKSLVKNDFYNPMERLLATGNGTLKHDEDWYLFDQIIFSNNFLGEKENTHSFKYAKVFDNQFLKVYRGKNKGKPFRTFIGKWYQGGFSDHFPVHVYLKKN, via the coding sequence ATGTTTTCATATTTTAAATCTCAAGGAAAAGACAAAAACGCATTTACGGTTGCTTTTTACAACCTAGAAAACTTATTTGACACCAAAGATGATCCTCATACATTTGATGATGATTTTACTCCTGGTGGACGTCAAAAATGGTTTGCAAATCGTTATTTTAAAAAAATAAAAAAATTAAGCAGTGTTATCTCTCAAATTGGAACAGATAAATCTTTTTATCCACCTGCAATTATTGGTGTTGCTGAAATTGAAAATAAAACAGTTTTAGAAGATTTAATTTATTCTAAAAATCTAAAAGCTTTTGATTACGATTTTGTTCATTATAATTCACCTGATATGCGTGGAATTGATGTTGGATTTTTATATAACAAAAGTCTTTTTAAACCCACTTCATCGATGGTATTTCCACTTTATCTTGAAGGTGAAGATGGTGAGCGTGATTATACACGTGATGTATTATGGGTAAAAGGGTGTTTAAATGGTGAACACATACATATATTGGTTAATCATTGGCCGTCTCGCAGAAAAGGCACTGAAGAGTCTGAATACAAACGTATGCTCGCTTCTGAATTGAATCAAGAAATTGTCAATGTGATTCGTTCTAATGAAGAAGACCCTAAAATCATTATTATGGGTGATTTTAATGATAATCCAACAAATAACAGTATCAAAAGTTTGGTGAAGAATGACTTTTACAATCCTATGGAGCGATTATTAGCAACAGGAAATGGTACTTTAAAACATGATGAGGATTGGTATTTATTTGATCAAATTATATTCTCTAATAATTTTTTAGGTGAAAAAGAAAACACACACTCTTTTAAGTATGCCAAGGTATTTGACAATCAATTTTTAAAAGTATATAGAGGGAAAAATAAAGGGAAACCTTTTAGAACTTTCATAGGCAAATGGTATCAAGGTGGTTTTAGCGACCACTTTCCAGTTCATGTGTATTTAAAAAAGAATTAA
- a CDS encoding DUF5689 domain-containing protein, protein MKAIKFLKFIALVAITVSTVSCVNSDDYEIPVEADAAINPANGIQDSIASGDYTEISISDLKDLMVAGEVNQISAENDMYVKGYVVSSDETGNFYQEFYMQDSPSEPTAGIKIVLNETDSFVTYNIGREVYIKLNGLYIGETNNYDGVVAIGGKVDDNGTEIDAMTGNQVPMHVFRSNVVETIVPLEVNLSEINTSHVGMFVKALNVQFPESLVGKTYFDPTDQYDSARTMQSCEGFDYTEFTLETSEFASFKDNILPDGNGTVSGIVSQNYNGSTLVLALNTPSDIEFLDSRCSPLNIEDFTVIFEEDFNDVTDNTNLNIADWTNYAEEGSELWTEQVFSGNGYAEFSAYRTGDDVNIGWLVSPGIDLDDTDSEFLNFKTAQHHLDSDDNTLEVFISTDFNGADVDIATWEPVSANLASRSDSWYAFVDSGLIDLSTYSGTIYVGYKFVGSGTDETLDGAYHVEDFRVLAN, encoded by the coding sequence ATGAAAGCAATTAAATTTTTAAAATTCATAGCACTTGTTGCAATTACAGTTTCTACTGTATCATGTGTGAATAGTGATGATTATGAAATTCCTGTTGAAGCAGATGCTGCAATAAATCCTGCTAATGGAATTCAAGACAGTATTGCAAGTGGAGATTATACTGAAATTTCAATTTCAGATTTAAAAGACTTAATGGTTGCAGGTGAAGTAAACCAAATAAGTGCAGAAAACGATATGTATGTAAAGGGTTATGTTGTTTCATCTGATGAAACAGGTAATTTTTATCAAGAATTTTATATGCAAGACAGCCCAAGTGAGCCAACTGCAGGGATTAAAATAGTATTGAATGAAACAGATAGTTTTGTCACTTACAACATTGGTAGAGAAGTATATATTAAATTAAATGGTTTATATATTGGTGAAACTAATAATTATGATGGTGTTGTAGCAATTGGAGGAAAGGTTGATGATAATGGAACTGAAATTGATGCAATGACAGGAAATCAAGTTCCAATGCATGTTTTTAGATCAAATGTTGTAGAAACAATAGTTCCATTAGAAGTAAATTTATCTGAAATTAATACATCTCATGTAGGAATGTTTGTAAAAGCATTAAATGTACAATTTCCAGAATCATTAGTAGGAAAAACATATTTTGATCCAACAGACCAATATGATTCTGCTAGAACTATGCAAAGTTGTGAAGGTTTTGATTACACTGAATTTACGTTAGAAACAAGTGAATTTGCATCTTTTAAAGATAATATATTACCTGATGGAAATGGTACTGTAAGTGGTATTGTTTCTCAAAATTACAACGGAAGTACTTTAGTATTAGCATTAAATACTCCAAGTGACATTGAGTTTTTAGACAGCAGATGTTCTCCTTTAAATATTGAAGACTTCACAGTTATTTTTGAAGAAGACTTTAATGACGTAACTGATAATACAAATCTTAATATTGCTGATTGGACAAACTATGCTGAAGAAGGAAGTGAGTTATGGACTGAGCAAGTTTTTAGTGGAAATGGATATGCTGAGTTTAGTGCATATAGAACAGGTGATGATGTAAATATCGGTTGGTTAGTATCTCCAGGAATTGATTTAGATGATACAGATAGTGAGTTTTTAAACTTTAAAACTGCACAACATCATTTAGATTCAGATGACAATACTTTAGAGGTATTTATTTCAACTGATTTTAATGGGGCTGATGTTGATATTGCAACTTGGGAGCCAGTATCGGCAAACCTAGCATCAAGAAGTGATTCTTGGTATGCATTTGTTGATTCTGGATTGATTGATTTATCAACTTACTCAGGAACTATCTATGTTGGATATAAATTTGTTGGTTCTGGAACTGACGAAACTTTAGACGGTGCATATCACGTAGAAGATTTTAGAGTTTTGGCTAACTAA
- a CDS encoding carboxypeptidase-like regulatory domain-containing protein: protein MRKFIISLLFGLTLVFTSNAQSLSTVKGNVSDSYSTEPLNGVTVTVLGTTIEQLTDEKGNFVLQNVPTGNQLIQVKLIGYESQNFPISVVDGEEIDLGSILLYEEILEQNDLSIISLSTEELNDDEGGADNTVGLLQSSKDVFLSTASYEFSSTFFRPRGYNSENGKLLINGIEMNKIYNGRPQWSNWGGLNDVMRNQIVSNGLAPSEYTFGDIAGSNNVVMRASEYSEGGRVSYAASNRSYTGRVMASYSSGVREDGLAFSILASRRFGNEGYNDATLYDANSIFAAIEKRFNDKHSLNLTAFYTPNRRGKSSPNTQEVIDLKGNQYNSFWGYQDDKKRNSRMREIEEPVIMLNHYWDINDVTTLNTNVAYQAGKIGNSRLNYDVNNPDPTYYRKLPSYFLRFDDALDYEGAYLAQEKFVNDGQIDWTAMYQANLTNGRAVYALYEDRNDDKQFTANTIFRTELNDNIDLNAAATYRKLKSKNFASMLDLLGGNGYLDIDTFSDLGSPEAQNNLQDPNRLVQEGEKFKYNYEIDANIIDAFAQAQFQYNKVDFYLAGQISKTDYQRNGLYENGRFQGNRSLGKSDKIDFTNFSAKGGLTYKISGRHLLDFNAGYLTKAPTIRNSFSNSRENNDIVVGLTDEKVTSFDASYILRTPMVKARLTGYYTMFEDATEISFFYADGISGTNDSQGFLQEVLTGINKRNIGLEFGIEAQVTSTIKLKGAAAIGDYIYDNNPNLYVASDDFNQDINGGRIDYGEASLKNYHVSGGPQRAYSAGFEYRDPDYWWFGATTNYFSNGYVDVAPITRTSNFSSDPVDGQVFTDYDPVLARELLAQEQFDDYFLVNAVGGKSWRIDDYYIGFFATVNNILNTKYKTGGFEQSRNANFRTLRDDQAREKPVFGSKYFNGFGTTYYLNVYFRF from the coding sequence ATGAGAAAATTTATTATTTCATTACTCTTCGGATTAACTTTGGTATTTACTTCCAATGCCCAATCATTGAGTACTGTTAAAGGAAATGTTTCCGACAGTTATAGTACCGAACCATTAAATGGTGTTACTGTAACAGTTTTAGGAACTACAATTGAACAATTGACAGATGAAAAAGGTAATTTTGTTTTGCAAAATGTACCAACAGGAAATCAGCTTATCCAAGTAAAACTTATTGGATATGAATCACAAAATTTCCCTATATCAGTTGTTGATGGTGAAGAAATTGATTTAGGGTCAATTCTTTTGTATGAAGAGATTCTTGAACAAAACGACCTAAGTATTATTTCTCTTTCTACTGAGGAATTAAATGACGATGAAGGAGGTGCTGATAATACAGTAGGTCTTTTACAATCGTCTAAAGATGTATTTTTAAGCACTGCATCGTATGAATTCAGTTCAACTTTTTTTAGACCTAGAGGTTACAATTCTGAAAATGGGAAATTGTTAATCAACGGAATTGAAATGAACAAAATATACAACGGTCGTCCACAATGGAGTAATTGGGGAGGATTAAATGATGTTATGCGTAACCAAATTGTTTCAAATGGTTTAGCACCTTCAGAATATACTTTTGGTGATATTGCAGGTTCAAATAACGTAGTAATGAGAGCATCAGAATATAGTGAAGGTGGTCGTGTTTCTTACGCAGCCTCAAATAGAAGTTATACTGGTCGTGTTATGGCAAGTTATTCTTCAGGAGTTAGAGAAGATGGATTGGCATTTTCAATCTTAGCTTCAAGACGTTTTGGTAACGAAGGATATAATGACGCAACTCTTTATGATGCAAATTCAATTTTTGCAGCAATTGAAAAAAGATTTAACGATAAGCACAGTTTAAATTTAACGGCTTTTTATACCCCAAATAGAAGAGGGAAGTCGTCACCAAATACTCAAGAAGTAATTGATTTAAAAGGAAATCAATACAATTCTTTTTGGGGATACCAAGATGATAAAAAACGTAATTCGAGAATGCGTGAAATTGAAGAGCCAGTAATAATGCTTAATCATTATTGGGATATAAATGATGTTACTACTTTAAATACAAATGTTGCATATCAAGCAGGAAAAATTGGGAACAGTCGTTTAAATTATGACGTTAACAATCCTGACCCAACTTATTATAGAAAATTACCAAGTTATTTTTTAAGATTTGATGATGCATTAGATTATGAAGGTGCATATTTAGCACAAGAGAAATTTGTTAATGATGGTCAAATTGACTGGACGGCAATGTATCAAGCAAATTTAACAAACGGAAGAGCTGTATATGCATTATATGAAGATAGAAATGATGACAAGCAATTTACCGCTAACACTATTTTTAGAACAGAATTAAATGATAATATTGATTTAAATGCCGCTGCAACTTACCGTAAATTGAAATCTAAAAATTTTGCTAGTATGTTAGATTTATTAGGTGGTAATGGTTATTTAGATATTGATACATTTTCAGACTTAGGAAGTCCAGAAGCACAAAACAATTTACAAGACCCTAATAGATTAGTTCAAGAGGGTGAAAAGTTTAAATACAATTATGAAATTGATGCAAATATTATTGATGCATTTGCACAGGCACAATTTCAATACAACAAAGTTGATTTTTACCTAGCCGGTCAAATTTCAAAAACAGATTATCAAAGAAATGGATTATATGAAAATGGTCGTTTCCAAGGAAATCGTTCTTTAGGTAAAAGTGATAAAATTGACTTTACTAATTTTAGTGCTAAAGGAGGATTAACTTATAAGATTTCTGGACGTCATTTATTAGATTTCAATGCAGGTTATTTAACAAAAGCACCAACAATTAGAAATTCATTCTCTAATTCTCGTGAGAATAATGATATTGTTGTAGGTTTAACAGATGAAAAAGTAACATCATTTGATGCAAGTTATATTTTAAGAACCCCAATGGTAAAGGCAAGATTGACAGGGTACTATACAATGTTTGAAGATGCTACAGAAATTTCTTTCTTTTATGCTGATGGAATTAGTGGAACGAATGACTCTCAAGGGTTTTTACAAGAAGTATTAACAGGAATCAATAAGCGAAATATAGGATTAGAATTTGGAATTGAAGCACAGGTTACTTCTACAATTAAATTAAAAGGTGCAGCTGCAATTGGCGATTATATTTATGACAACAATCCTAATTTATATGTGGCTTCAGATGATTTCAATCAAGATATTAATGGTGGAAGAATTGATTATGGTGAAGCATCTTTAAAGAACTATCATGTTTCTGGAGGTCCTCAACGTGCTTACTCAGCAGGGTTTGAATACCGTGACCCAGATTATTGGTGGTTTGGAGCAACCACAAACTATTTCTCAAACGGTTATGTAGATGTGGCGCCAATAACAAGAACAAGTAACTTTAGTTCTGATCCAGTAGACGGTCAGGTGTTTACAGATTATGATCCAGTATTGGCAAGAGAATTATTAGCTCAAGAACAATTTGACGATTACTTCTTAGTAAACGCAGTTGGTGGTAAATCATGGAGAATTGATGATTATTACATAGGTTTCTTCGCAACAGTAAATAATATTTTAAATACTAAATATAAAACTGGAGGATTCGAACAATCAAGAAATGCAAACTTTAGAACGCTACGTGACGATCAAGCACGAGAAAAACCAGTATTTGGTTCAAAATATTTTAACGGATTTGGTACAACATATTATTTGAATGTTTATTTCAGATTCTAA